The Triticum aestivum cultivar Chinese Spring chromosome 7B, IWGSC CS RefSeq v2.1, whole genome shotgun sequence genome window below encodes:
- the LOC123159166 gene encoding uncharacterized protein — MAQWRQEDIVISHFSHPYPGHELVKRHYTGPFRCDMCCEDLSGAGYGCSAGCDFAIHDSCVGYSQTFSSPQHEAHPLVLIQTRQDAALLCDVCMGHCAPGSFLYRCPPCGFDMHPTCRRLPQVVRSARHTYPVHDLTLIVADGCCAACDKGVGRASYYHCTTCKVDLHVSCAATASNNNSAHEAEIALQAEIVRSRIAAQGRRAALDLLSPSYTVRRKYF; from the exons ATGGCCCAATGGCGGCAGGAGGACATCGTTATTAGCCACTTCTCCCATCCGTATCCAGGGCACGAGCTCGTGAAGCGGCACTACACTGGGCCGTTCCGCTGCGACATGTGCTGTGAAGACTTGTCCGGTGCAGGATATGGCTGCAGCGCAGGCTGCGACTTTGCAATCCACGACTCTTGTGTCGGCTACTCGCAGACGTTCTCCTCTCCTCAGCATGAAGCGCACCCACTCGTGCTCATCCAGACCCGCCAAGACGCGGCCCTCTTGTGTGACGTCTGCATGGGGCATTGCGCTCCAGGATCCTTCCTTTACCGCTGCCCACCATGCGGGTTTGACATGCACCCGACCTGCAGACGGCTGCCCCAGGTTGTGCGCAGCGCGCGCCACACGTACCCGGTGCACGACCTCACACTGATCGTCGCCGATGGCTGCTGTGCCGCTTGCGACAAAGGCGTGGGGCGGGCATCGTACTACCATTGCACAACGTGCAAAGTGGACTTACACGTCTCGTGTGCAGCGACCGCCAGCAACAACAACAGCGCTCATGAAGCTGAAATAGCCCTTCAGGCTGAGATTGTACGATCAAGGATCGCAGCCCAGGGTAGACGCGCCGCGCTGGACCTGCTGAGCCCTTCTT ATACAGTACGAAGAAAGTACTTCTAG